The nucleotide sequence CGGTGCTTACCTCGCCGTGCACGACGCGCTTTCGACCTGGTGCGATGCTGGCAGAATCCCCGAGGTCCCGCTCTTGGGCCAGGTCGCGGCAACGAGCGTCGGCATGGTCGCTGGCGAACTCGTGCTCGACCTCGACTACGCCGAGGATTCGACCGCTGAGATCGACATGAACGTCGTCATGGACGGCGAAGGCCGCTTCATCGAGGTGCAGGGCACAGGCGAGCAGACGCCCTTCGACCGCGATCGCCTGAATTCAATGCTCGACATGGCTACGGCAGGTATCGAGAGCATCGCGGCGTTCCAGCGACGCGTCATAGAGGGCCAGGGCGATGTCTTCGAGCTCTAAGCAGGGCCCCAACACCGCAGCGCCCCTTCGGCGAGTCGTAGTGGCCACCGGCAACGCGCACAAGGTCACTGAGATACAGGCGGCAATGCCCGATGTCGGATTCGAGTTCGTGGCGGCTGCCCGAGCCGGAGTGTGGATCGAGCCCGAGGAGACCGGTGAGACCTTCCTCGCCAACGCCCGCATCAAGGCCCGCGCTGCCTTCGAGCTTTTTGGCTGCGCGGCACTCGCTGACGACTCTGGGCTCGAGGTCGATGCCCTCGACGGCGCTCCGGGCGTTCGCTCAGCGCGATACGCCGGCGACGACGCGACTGATGCGCGCAACAACGAGAAGCTCCTCTCGGCACTCGATGGCCTCGCCGCTGACCGCCGACGCGCCCGGTTCCGCTGCGTGATCGTGCTGACGGCCGAGGATGGCTCGGAGCTCGTGGCGCAAGGCTCCTGCGAGGGCCACATCGGCATCGCACCACGCGGGGAGGCAGGCTTTGGGTACGACCCGCTCTTCCTGCCCGACGCAATTCCCGGCCGCACGATGGCAGAGCTCTCCCTCGCCGAGAAGACCGCGATCTCACATCGCGGCGCGGCGTTGGCGGCGCTTCGGGCCCAGCTGACTGAGGCGTGATGGCGGAGACCGCCTAGAGCTCCTCGTCGACCGCCAAAGGCTCGAAGGCCTCGGTGATCATCTCGTAGAGCACAGGGAGCCAGTCAGGAGCACCCTCGATATCTGCCGACAGAGGCGCCACCCGTGGATCGGACGGTGCGATTACCACGGTCGCGTTTTCGATGCCGACATCAGCTGCCAACACGAACAACTCCTCGATGACGGGATCGCCCATCGCAAGACAGCCAATCGACACGTCCCTGCCATGTATGAATATGTCGCCACCTAGGTTCTCGCGACCTTCTCGGTGGGCCTGCTCAAGGTCGAACTCGTTGGGGTAGTCGAGCTTCATCGACAGGTGGAAGGCGCTGTTGGGATTCAGGCCGATGATGCGGTAGATGCCTTCGGGCACCTGGCGGTCGCCTTCGCGAAGCTTCGGTCCAGCCTGACCGCTCGCTGCCAGCACGGGATATGTCGCAATCCACCGAAGCTCTTGCCCAGGGCCGGCAGCCCACACCTCAAGGAGTTCTTCGTCTTTGATGCCCGCGAAGAGGATGCGTTCGGGGGGATAGGGGACTGAGGCGGCCTCGAATGCGGGAGCTAGACGCTCGCGCGCAGCCGGGCCGTATGCCGCAAGTACATCGCCCACGGTGCGATCGCCTCGCAGGCGCGAAAGCAAAGCGTTTCTTGTGTCATCGTGAATCAGGGCAACCGATACTCCCGCGAGGATCAACACGATGATCGTTGCTAGGACGGCGGAGCGGCGTCGTGACATCAGGGCTCCTTCTGGGACCAGAATCAGATTCGACCCACCGTGATCAGAGGACGGCCTCAGAGATCAGCTTGTCCAGGCGACGCACATCGATACCCTTGTGAAGATTGACCTTGATGTGGCCGACACGGGTCCAGAGCTCCATCTCCGATGTGAAGTCGAGCAGCCCTCGGCCGTTCTCGGAAGACCACATCATGATCGAGGAGTACGGCAGAGAGTACACTTCGACCTTTTTGCCGCTGAGGCCCTGGGCATCCCTGACGATCAGTCGCTTGCTCGTGAAGATCGCAGTGTCGCGAAAGGTCTTGTAGGCGGCCACTGGAGTCTCGCCTTCAACGAGCAGGTCGTTGATATCACCCGGGATCGGGCACTCGTCAATGAACGTCCAGGCTAGGATAGAACCGGTCTCGGGCATGATTTAGGCTCCTATCACATCGAGGAACATCGGACTCTGATGCTCCCAAAGCGGACAACAGTTGTCAATTTCAACCGCCGAGTAGCCCTGCAAGCCCGAGAATCACCGAAATCAGACAAGTGTCAGCAACAAAACTATCGACGAGAGCGGTCTACAACAATATACTTGGCGATGCTCCCTTTCTGGCGTCGGTCGGGATGACGGTCGCCGTAGGGGATGGTTTCGGGCTGTAGCGCAGCTTGGTAGCGCATCTGCTTTGGGAGCAGAGGGTCGCAGGTTCAAATCCTGTCAGCCCGACCATGTGCGGCGGTAGTTCAATTGGTAGAGCATCAGCCTTCCAAGCTGATTGTTGCGGGTTCGAGTCCCGTCCGCCGCTCCATTGACAACTTAGCGTCATCACGGGTACTGTAACGCCTTGTGTTTACCCGGATGTGACGAGGAGATGCGCCCGTAGCTCAGCTGGATAGAGCGGGAGACTTCTAATCTCTAGGTCGGGGGTTCGAATCCCTCCGGGCGTGCCAGACATCTATGGTGGGCGTAGCTCAGCAGGTTAGAGCGTCGGACTGTGGCTCCGAAGGTCGCGGGTTCGAATCCCGTCGCCCACCCCAGGTATATCGCGGCAACCATCCATGAGGATGCTTGGCCGCTTTACACGGTGTACAAGTGACACCACACGCGTCATGGGCCGTTAGCTCAGTTGGTAGAGCAGGGGACTCTTAATCCCAAGGTCATAGGTTCGACCCCTATACGGCCCACCATGAAACTCATCAGGTCAGCTTCACCTCGGCCGACCGTACCTCCAGCAAGACGCAAAAAGCCCCTGACGATTCCTCTCGGAGTCGCCAGGGGCTTTACTCTTACCCTATGCTAACGGGCAGTCTTCCTCAGCCACCGTGGGCTGTCGCCAGAAACTCGTCGGTCTTACCGGTGTCCTTGGTTGCCAGCGAGACCACGATGGTAGTCAACACAGCGACAGGGACGCTGTAGAGTGCCGGGTTCACGAGAACCGGTAGCCCTAGCAGGTAAGACACGTCGAAGAACTGCGCGAACGTGAACGCCAGCGACGAAACTAGCCCAATCGTCATACCGGCGACCACACCTTGCCGAGTCAGTCTCGCCCACCAGACCGCGAACACCAGTGCAGGGGCAAAAGTGCTCGCCGCGATACCGAAGCACATGGCTACGAGCACTCCTACGTTCTCGTCTCGCAGCCAAAGCGATAGCAGGATTGAGACCAAGGCTAGTACGCCTGCACCGATCTTAGCGAACATCAGCTGCTCACGATCGGTGCTGTTCGGGCGAAGGAGCGAGGCGTACAGGTCGTGGGAGAGGCTGGTTGTTGCGGATATCAGCAAGCCCGCAGATGTGCTGAGCATCGCAGCGAGCGCACCGGCGGCGATGAGTCCCAGCAAGAGCTCCCCGCCAAGGTACTGACCTAGCATGGGAACCGCCATATTTGTGGCCTTACCACGTTGGCCTTCCGCCAGCAGCTCGATAAGCGCCGGATACAAGATGTACATCGCCGCCAGACCCACCATGAGCACAGCGGCATAAAAAGCGGCCAGTCCCCAGATCGTCAGCTCAGCGCTCTTGCGAGCCGCATGAGCGTCTTTGACGGTATAGAAGCGGATGAGGATGTGCGGAAGGCCCAAGACACCTAGGAACAAGCCGAGCACAAGACTCGCCTGGTTCGCAAGGTCGGGAAGTTCGACGCCGGGCGTTAGAGCTGAGGCTGCCTCAGGCATGGCCGCTCTGACATCGGAGACAACCGTTGCGGGATCCGGATCAACCGTGCCCGCTACCTCGGCAGCGATGTCCTCGGAAACGACCATCGGCGGGACCATCTCCTGGCTCTTGTCAAAGATGGCCAAGGGGTTACCGCCGAAGTGGCTGATGCTGACCCAGACGAGCATCACGATCATGACGCCGAACAGCAGAACACCCTGGACGGCCTGGTTGTAAGTGGTACCACGCATCCCACCCACGATCACATAGATAGCCATCAGTGAGCCGGTGACGAGCACTGTGGGGAGGTAGTCCCATCCCAGCAAAAGCTCGAACAAGTGCCCGGCGCCCACCATCTGGGGCACAAGATACAGGGTGCACAGAACCAACGTGCTGATAGTTGCGATGATTCTGGTTCCTTGCTTCTCCTGCCCGAACCGAGCAGTGAGTACGTCACCCATCGTGTACTTACCAGTCCTTTTCAGGGGCCCGGAGATTGCAAGCAGTACGACGATCCATGCGCCGAAGAAACCAAGACCGATCCACCAGCCGTCGATGCCGACCAGTGCAACGGCTCCAGAGATCCCTAGGAAGCTGGCCGCGCTACAAAAGTCACCGAGCATTGCAGCTCCGTTGAGCCTCCAAGAAATCTTTCCATCGGCGACGTAGAAGGCGGCAGCAGTCCGACCGTGGGAGCGACTCGCCAAACTTATGTACATCGTGAGCAAGACGCTCGCTACTACTATGATCAAGGCAATAGGGTTATCCACGCGTTGCCGCCTCCTCGTCAAGCATCTTTACAAGAAAGACCCGGGTGATCACCACTCCGGAAACGATTACCAGCCAGCCGCCCCAGATGGCCATGGGAACCCCAAGCACCTCTGTAGCCGCGACATCCTTGAAAGGCACCGATACCAAAAGGGCTGATCCAAAGTAGATCACCGTGAAGATTGCCAGAAGAGAGCCGGCGAAAGCCAGCTTCTTGGCCAGGGCTCCGGGGGGGAGCTTCGGGGGAGCGACCACTTCGGGGGCAGGCTGTGCATCCACGGGAGTTGCAACGATGTCAGCGACGTCGACCGTGTCCTTCTTGACGATCATCACCGCACCGCGTGCATTCTCCGCCACAGCTCGAGCGACACTGCCGAAGTAGAGCTTGCGCAGCCCCTTGAGTCCAGAGTCTCCTACGACGATGAGGTCAGGCTTTACCTCATTAGCGACTGCAAGAATCTCAACTGTAATGGGTCCCGTCCTGTGGACAGTCGTGACCCCGACACCCTTTGCCAGCCCGTAAGACTTCACGACCGCCAGCGGATCTTGAACCAGAGGCGTTGCATCCTCACCCTTTAGGATCAGTGCTTCAGCATCGCTCTCTTCGTGCAAAAGCGGTACAGCTTCGGTCACCTGAAGCGCTGTTACCGCCGCACCGCTCTCTCGCGCCAGTTCGATGGCCCGCACTGCAGCACCTAGCGATGGTGCATAACCGTCAACTGCCACCAATATGTTCTTGAACACCGTTGTCACCTCCCAGTATTGCTCCCGATAAATGTGCATACATTATCACACCTAGTGGCGAATTCCTGCATGGAGGTGCGACGTCCGGAATGTGTGTGCTTTCTCAGGCAGTCGCCATAGTCTAGCGGAAGTGGTCTCGACGAATTACCTGAGCATCAATCACGTGGACGATCATGACGACTCCCTGATCCAGTAGCGAGTTGAGCTTATCGAGAGCAGCATCGGCGATTTCGTGGCTCATTATGCTGACGATCTCGACGTTCTTCAGTATCCCGATTTCGCCATAGTCCCCGCGGATTCCGTGCTGGCCTTTGCCAGATATCTCGGAGTAAATGGTGTATCCGCTCGCTCCGACTTCGTCGAGTGCTTCCAGCACCTTGTCACGAAAGGTTGATTCGACTATCACGCTGACTCGCTTCTTATCCGTGAGCTCCATTGAAGTGACCTCCTGGTCTGCCATCCTTTTAGAGTGCGCCCCAGAGCGCCTGCGCCATCATCTTCCATAACGTGAAGCCGACTAACAAGTTGAACGGAAACGTTAGTGCCAAGGCCAACGGCAGGTACGTTGACGGGTTCGCCTCAGGTATAGCGGCCCTCATCGCAGGAGGCGCAGAGATGTACGAGGCGCTTCCTGCCATTGCAGCGAAGACGAAAGCGTCGCCCCAGCCTAGCATGCCCGGGAAAGCGAGGTGAATGCCGTACATCCCCAGCATGGCGGCGGAAGCCCAGATCTGAGGTAGCGCGAAAGCCGCGAGTATTGCCAACACCAAGCGAGATCCAAGCGCCTTGAGCTCGCCGATGCGTCTTGCAGCAAGCATTCCCATATCTATCAGATAGATGCATAGTATACCAGCGAACATGTCGTCGAAGAAGGCGTTGGCGCTGTCCAGTCGGTCAGGCGAGAAGACGCTGGATAGAACGCCTACCAATACGCCAGCCAACATCAGCCATATCGCATATCCCACAAGCGCCTCGTGGAAGAGCCCCTTTTTGCTGATCGATATAGCCTGCTTTGCGCGGTTCTCCCTCGCCAGGGCCATACGTCCCAGGAAGATGGCGGCTATGACACCCGCAGCATCTAGAAAGACGTTAGCGGCCGGCATCCAGCCAACATAGATCAACTCATCAGGAGCCGCCTTCGCAGCAGACTCAGCAAGGCCGACGGCGGCTACCAGCGTAGCGGTGCTCACCGCGCCATATACTCCTGCGGTGGCCCATGCGTCAGCCGTGGAGAACCCAAT is from Actinomycetota bacterium and encodes:
- the rdgB gene encoding RdgB/HAM1 family non-canonical purine NTP pyrophosphatase: MSSSSKQGPNTAAPLRRVVVATGNAHKVTEIQAAMPDVGFEFVAAARAGVWIEPEETGETFLANARIKARAAFELFGCAALADDSGLEVDALDGAPGVRSARYAGDDATDARNNEKLLSALDGLAADRRRARFRCVIVLTAEDGSELVAQGSCEGHIGIAPRGEAGFGYDPLFLPDAIPGRTMAELSLAEKTAISHRGAALAALRAQLTEA
- a CDS encoding L,D-transpeptidase family protein, whose product is MSRRRSAVLATIIVLILAGVSVALIHDDTRNALLSRLRGDRTVGDVLAAYGPAARERLAPAFEAASVPYPPERILFAGIKDEELLEVWAAGPGQELRWIATYPVLAASGQAGPKLREGDRQVPEGIYRIIGLNPNSAFHLSMKLDYPNEFDLEQAHREGRENLGGDIFIHGRDVSIGCLAMGDPVIEELFVLAADVGIENATVVIAPSDPRVAPLSADIEGAPDWLPVLYEMITEAFEPLAVDEEL
- a CDS encoding PH domain-containing protein; its protein translation is MPETGSILAWTFIDECPIPGDINDLLVEGETPVAAYKTFRDTAIFTSKRLIVRDAQGLSGKKVEVYSLPYSSIMMWSSENGRGLLDFTSEMELWTRVGHIKVNLHKGIDVRRLDKLISEAVL
- a CDS encoding cation acetate symporter, with product MDNPIALIIVVASVLLTMYISLASRSHGRTAAAFYVADGKISWRLNGAAMLGDFCSAASFLGISGAVALVGIDGWWIGLGFFGAWIVVLLAISGPLKRTGKYTMGDVLTARFGQEKQGTRIIATISTLVLCTLYLVPQMVGAGHLFELLLGWDYLPTVLVTGSLMAIYVIVGGMRGTTYNQAVQGVLLFGVMIVMLVWVSISHFGGNPLAIFDKSQEMVPPMVVSEDIAAEVAGTVDPDPATVVSDVRAAMPEAASALTPGVELPDLANQASLVLGLFLGVLGLPHILIRFYTVKDAHAARKSAELTIWGLAAFYAAVLMVGLAAMYILYPALIELLAEGQRGKATNMAVPMLGQYLGGELLLGLIAAGALAAMLSTSAGLLISATTSLSHDLYASLLRPNSTDREQLMFAKIGAGVLALVSILLSLWLRDENVGVLVAMCFGIAASTFAPALVFAVWWARLTRQGVVAGMTIGLVSSLAFTFAQFFDVSYLLGLPVLVNPALYSVPVAVLTTIVVSLATKDTGKTDEFLATAHGG
- a CDS encoding universal stress protein, translating into MFKNILVAVDGYAPSLGAAVRAIELARESGAAVTALQVTEAVPLLHEESDAEALILKGEDATPLVQDPLAVVKSYGLAKGVGVTTVHRTGPITVEILAVANEVKPDLIVVGDSGLKGLRKLYFGSVARAVAENARGAVMIVKKDTVDVADIVATPVDAQPAPEVVAPPKLPPGALAKKLAFAGSLLAIFTVIYFGSALLVSVPFKDVAATEVLGVPMAIWGGWLVIVSGVVITRVFLVKMLDEEAATRG
- a CDS encoding sodium-dependent bicarbonate transport family permease, which gives rise to MDLSILLGDLFAPAMLFFIIGMLTVFIKSDLEIPPEVTKAAAIFLLISIGIEGGSEAVEALQKEVGLLMVILATAGVGVVVATISVIFNAGIFSKIGFSTADAWATAGVYGAVSTATLVAAVGLAESAAKAAPDELIYVGWMPAANVFLDAAGVIAAIFLGRMALARENRAKQAISISKKGLFHEALVGYAIWLMLAGVLVGVLSSVFSPDRLDSANAFFDDMFAGILCIYLIDMGMLAARRIGELKALGSRLVLAILAAFALPQIWASAAMLGMYGIHLAFPGMLGWGDAFVFAAMAGSASYISAPPAMRAAIPEANPSTYLPLALALTFPFNLLVGFTLWKMMAQALWGAL